TAGCTCTCTCCGTCATCACCGGAAAGCCCGTTAAAGTCGTCAAGATTCGCGCTAACAGGCCAAACCCCGGTCTAAGACCGCAGCACCTCCACGGAATTCTGGCCCTGAAGGAGCTGAGCGGCGCGAGGGTTAAGGGTGCTCAGGTTGGCTCGACCCTTCTTGAGTTCGTCCCTGGGGAGGCAAAGCCCCGGCGTATTCGTGTACCCATAAAGACCGCCGGGAGCGTAACCCTCGTTCTCCAGGCACTGCTGCCGGCGATGGCATTCATCGGTGGAAGCTTTGAGATAACCGGCGGAACCGACGTCCCCTGGAGCCCGCCGGTCGATTACCTGAAGAACGTAACGCTCTACGCCCTTGGGAAGATGGGGATTAAGGCCGGGATGGACCTCAAGAGGCGCGGCCACTACCCGAAGGGCGGCGGGCTGGTCACCGGAAGGGTCGAGCCCTGGGAGGAGAGGAAACCCCTGAAGGCCGTCGAGTGGGGTAGGATAGAGCGCTTCGCCGGGATAAGCCATGCCACCAATCTACCCCCCCACGTCGCCGAGAGACAGGCGAGGGTTGCCGGGGGAAGGCTCGGGGAGCTTTACAGCGTCCCAGTCGAGATAGAGACAGAGGTATCGCGCTCACTTGGGCCGGGAAGCGGTATCGTCCTCTGGGCGGAAACCGATTCGCTGAGGCTCGGTGGCGATGCCCTCGGAAGGCGCGGTAAACCTGCCGAAGTTGTCGGCAGGGAAGCCGCCGATGAGCTTCTCGACCAGCTGACCGGCGGAAAAGCGGTTGACAGGTTCCTCGGCGACCAGCTGATACCGTTCCTGGCCTTCGCCGGCGGCGAGATGGGGGTTGCAGAGGTCACCAGCCACCTCGTCACAAACGTCTGGGTTGTGGAGCAGTTTCTGGGCAAGATCTTCGAGGTGGAGGGAGAAATCGGTGAACCCGGAATTGTGAGGGTGGTGAAGCGGGCGGAGGTTTAACGCCAGCGTTGCGTGGCGAAGCGGTTAAATACAACCTCTTCCAAATCATCATCGGGTGCGGAAATGGAAGGCATTGAGTACATATATGACGAACACGGACGGATCAGGGGTGTTATCATCCCCCCGGAGCTGTGGGAGAAATTAAAGGGTGAACTCTTTGAGCCGTCGAGGTACAGGGGCATATACCGGGGTAAGAGAGAGATAGAGAAGAGCCTGAAGGAGCTGAGGGACGAATGGGAGAGGGGTTTCTAATTGACACGAACATTCTCATCTACTACCTCGCCGATGAGATACCCCCAGAGGAGCTTCCAAAAGTCGAGGACATCCTGAGAAGCAGTTTCAACGTCTCGATAATCACGAAAATCGAGTTTTTGGGGTGGAGGGGACATACCCCCGAAGGTTTTGAGAAGTCTAGGGAGTTCATCGGCTTTGCCCATGTTATACCCCTGACCGACGAGATAGCAGAGCTGGCGATTGAACTCAGGCGGAGAGGCAGAATAAAGCTCCCGGATGCTGTGATAGTGGCCACTGCCCTCCACCATGATTTAACACTCGTGACGAGGAACGTCAAGGACTTTGAAGGGATCGAAGGCCTCAGAATCTACAACCCCTTCGAAAAGGTCGATGCAAAGGATTAGCTCCCCTTCGCCTTCTTCATGCCGATTTCGACGCCTTTGGCGATGCTTTTTGGGGAGTTCCTTGTATCTTTCCCTGTAGCTTTTTCAAGATGTAGAGGCCGTAGAGTGTGAGTTCAGCTGACATAATTGAAAAAGCAAAGAACATAAACCCCGTAAATTCTGAAGAGACTTCGAGATCACTACAGATCCATTTCCCTCCCCCCGGAGGGTATAATACTGGGCGAAGCGGTTAAATACCGTGAGGCCAACATTAATCCGGTGGGATAATGGGAAAGAAGATAGTGGTTGAGCTTCCCTCAATGGTCAAGATACCCGATGAGGAGGTAGAGATGAGGGTCAAGATCGAGCTTGCGCTCCGTTTGTACGAGAGGGGCATACTGTCCTTCGGACAGGCTAGGAAGCTTGCCGGAGTGAGCAAGTGGGAGTTCATCGAACTCCTTGAGAAGGAGGGAAGAGGAATACCTTACGATGAAGAAGAGCTTGAAAGCGACCTCAAGGTTCTGGAGGAGCTCTCATGAGGGTTGCCGTGAACTCCTCGCCGCTGATATTCCTCGCCAAGCTTGGACTCCTTGATGTGCTTGGGAAACTCTTCGATGAGGTTTACGTAACCGACGCCGTTTACTGGGAGACCGTTGTCGAGGGCGCGGGGCGGGAAGAGGCGATATTGATTGAGAAGGCAGATTTCCTCAGGAGAGCCTCTGTGGAGAACCAGCACCTCGTAAAGTTCCTTCTGGAGCTGATAGACTATGGGGAGGCCGAGACGATAGCGCTGGCCATCGAGAGGAAACTCGATCTGGTCGTCCTGGACGATAAGGATGCCCGAAAGGTTGCGAGGGGCTTTGGCCTGAGGGTTACGGGGACGCTCGGAATTCTGCTCCTGGCGAAGAGACGGGGCCTGATTTCTGAAGTCGCCCCCTACATCGAGACGCTCAAAAAGCATGGCTTCAGGATCTCTGATGAAGTTGTCAAAAAGATACTGGAGAGCGCTGGAGAGAATTGGCACTGAAAATAGGGCTAAACAGAATTTTGATGACCTACTCCTCCATCTCCACCCCGTAGACCTTCCTCGGGTTCTCCACGTGGATCTTGTAAACGTCCTCCTCTGTGAATAAGCCGTTCTGAAGGAATGCCTTCGTTCTCTTCGGCACGGTCTTCGGCCCGAGAACAGCCCCGGGACGGCGCTTGTCGTCTATGTAGTCGGTCTCCATCATGAAGCGGTTGCCCTGCTCTATTGCCGCTTTGATGTTCTTCCTGCTCGCGATGATGCTCGGGAAGACTCCGACCTTCTCGGCCACCTTCACGAGGGGCGGCGAGAAGTGTTTGACGACCTTATACGGCTTTATTCCAACTTCCCTCACGTACTTCCCAAGCTCCCTGAACTTCTCCTCGTCGAAGCTCTCCGTGTGGAGCTGGACCGCGCAGTCGGCTTCCTTGGCAAGGCTCATCCCGTACTTCATCAGCTCGATGCTCGCCCCCCAGATTTCCTCGCTTACCTCGTAGTGGGGCCTGCCTATCTCGCCTATGGCTATGGCCTTTCCCTCCATGCACAGCCTCTGGGCGTATTCGAGTGCCTTCATGACCTCGTTTTTGGCGTATTCAAGACCCTTCTGCTCTGCCAGGTAGACAAACTCCGCGGGGTGTACGCCAACGACGGCATAGGCTTTAACCGGCGTTTCTCGGTTGATTCTCTCGACGAGCCCGATGTGGAAGTCCATCGCCTTCATGAAGTCCTCTGTCCTCAGCCCTGGAAAGCCGTAGTCGTGGGCCGTCTTGTAGACAACCACCAGGTGGGTTCCTCCTGCCCTGTGGAACTGCTTCACTGCCTCAAGGAAGAGCCCCTTGTAGGGGTCAACGTGGAAGTGGTCGTCCCAGATTATCATGCCATCACCTCACGACTGGTAAACTTCTATGATTTCACCCTCTTTGACCTTCAGCGTTCCCTCGAGAACCAGGGCCGCTTCGTCGTGCTCCACGACGAAATCTACCTTCCTGTTCTGGAGGTGTATCTCCCTCACGAGCGCTATTCCCCCACCCTTGAGCTTGTAGCCTGGGTATATGACGCCCTCAAGCACAACGCCGCCCAGAACCTGCTTTCCGAGGACGTATGTTACCCCAACCACCTGGAACCTGCCCGCGGGCTTTCGGGAGGCGATCTGAACGTCTCCCCTGTTTCTGGCCCTGCCGAACAGCCGGTCCAATATTCCCATGCTCTCACCTTGCACTCCCGTCCAGGTATGCTATCATGTCGCCGTCGACTATCTGGAGGGTAGGCCCCTTGACGAAGACGAGGGCGTGCCGCCTGTTCCGCAGCTGAATCCTTACGACGGTTGTGGCTATCTCCTCCAGCTCCGGTATCGGGTTGGTTCTGAGGGCGGAAACCACACTTCTGTTCAGTATGTAGAACGAGACATGGCTCTCGTCCCCAAGCCGCTCCTTTATGGCTCCGGTCATCATGTAGAACTCGCGTTTGCTTTCAAAGAATGCGAACAGCCTTTCTATGCCGAGGGTTATGTGTATGTATCTCTCACTGGGGGCGGCTTTTTTGAGGGCCGCTCTGTGCCGGCTTAGATACCTGGCGGCGTCGCTCTCTATGCCTATCCTCGCCACGACGTTTCCGATGCTCTTGACCCCGCCTGTTTTTATGACGCTGACGTCTGTAAAATCCTCGTCTATTCCAAGGAACCGGAGATGTTCCCTGACTACGTGAAGTGAGTCCAGGATGTCGTCCACGTAAACGGGTACCCCCTTCTTTCTTCCGTACTCTGCTATCAGACGGGTCATCAGAGCGGTCCCGTAGGGGGATTCGTTCTCCACCAGAATCACATCGCCGAAAAAGACGCTGTCCAGGTACTCATGGACCCTTTCCGTGGAAAGCATCGAGCATCACCTCCAGGCTCACCTCGTACTCCCTCCCCAGGAGTTCCCTCACCGGTGTCTTCAGGAAGGTGACCTTTGCACTGACCGGGGTGGGGGTTATCTCCACAACGGTGCTCGCTATGTACTCCAGTTCCGGCAGGGGGTTGAACTCCAGGGTTGAGGCCACCTCCGTGTTCATCAGGTACGCCGCCTTTCTCTTTGTGTTTCCGAGCATCTTCTGAAGTTCAGTTATGAACAGATAGTACTCCCTGGGGCTGTTGATGAAGGCAAAGAGCCTTTCCAGGCCGAGGACAATGTTTATGGAGTCGTTAATTTCGGCGAGTGCGTTTTTCATGGTCTCTTCGTACTTTTTTATGTAAACAAGCGGCTCCGAGCTGAACTCCACACTGGCTATTACGTTTCCAACGTTTATCCTGCCGCCCGATTTCACGACGAGTGCATCGTTGAAATCCTCCTCGATTCCCCAGAACCTGAGGTGCTTCTGGATCACATGGAGGGAATCAAAATTATCGTCTATGACTATCGGGACGTCCCTCTTCCTCCCATACTCCATCAGCAAAAGAACGAGGAACTCGGGTGCGTAGGATGGATGGTACTTCACGAGAACGCTCTCCCCTGACTGTACCATATCAACTATTCTGAAAAGCTCCTCGAGCTGCTCCATAGTTCTCACCGTTCAGAGTTTTACCATGGGATGATATAAACATTTTGGGAGAATCTGAGGTTTGTGCACTGGATTTGAGGTTTTAGACTAAATTAAAATAAAAAACAACGCTTCAGAGCTTCACCAGGTGCACTGAGCAGGAGATGCACGGGTCGAATGCCCTGACGGTCTCCTCGAGTCTCTGTATCATGGCCATCTCGTCAGCCTCGCCGTAGAGCTCCCTTGCCTCTTCCAGCAGGCTGGCCTCCATCATCGCGTGGTTCAGCGCGGTTGGGGTTATTATGTTAGAGTAAGCGACCTTGCCGTTGCCGTCTATCCTGTAGTGGTGTATCAGAACTCCCCTCGGCGCCTCCACGTAGCCTATTCCCTCACCCTCCCTGGCTTCAACAGGGACGTTCTCCCCTTTGATGCCCCTATCCAGAAGAACCTTGGCTATCTCGTTTGCCCTCTCAAGGGAGTAAACCAGCTCTATCGCCTGGGCGAGGTTGTTGTAGCTCACGTACCCTGTGGCAAGCTTGTCTCTGTGCTCCTCGAAGAGCCTCTTTGCCGTGGGAGTCAGCATGTCCGCCTTGAGGAGGAGTCTTGGGAGGGCGCCAACGAAAAATGGTTCCCCCTTATAGCGGCTCTGCTTTGCGAAGCTGTACACGAGGGAGCGCTCCTCTATCCGCTCGGTGTAGTGGAACTGTTCTCCCTCCTCCGATACCAGCTTTTCGCCCCAGAGGTAACCGTCGGTGGCGACGAAGTGTTCCGCCCGTGCGCCGTACGGGTCCAGCTGGGCGAAGAGCCTTACCGCCCTCCTGGCCAGCCTGAGGAGTGCCTCACTTTCCTTCTCCACCCTCTCAAGCTCTTCCACGGAGGGATACCTGCCGAAGCCGCCTGGCTTGACGTTTATACCGTGTATCTCCCGGCCGCCTACCAGCACCCTTATCCTGTTGCCGAAGGACTTGAGGGCCAGGCCTTCCTTCACAAGCTCGCCGTGTTTGGTCGCCATCCGTATAGCATCGGGATACCCAAAGACGTCGGGGGCAACGAGGAGGTATAGGTGCAGTGCGTGGCTTTCCAGCAGTTCGCCGATGAGTCCGAGCTCCCTGATGAGCTGAATCTCCTCCGGAACCTCCACGCCGAAGGCCCTCTCAATGCCCAGAACCGAGGCGACGCTGTGGGAGAGGTAGCAGATGGCACATATCCTCGCTTCGAGATCGGGCACGTCGTAGTAATGCCTGCCAAGGGTTAGAAGCTCGAAGAACCTCGGTCCCTCGATGATCTTAAGCCTGACGTCCTTTACCTCCCCGTCCTCTATGACGATCTCCGCCTTGCCGTTGCCCTCAACCCTCGTAAACTCGTGGAGTTCTATTATCATGGCTCCCACCTCGCGAAGGTCTTGAACTTCCTTATGATGTATTCGTCATCGTAGCCGAGCTCCCTGAGTACCTCGTATTCGCCCGCGGGGTTCACTTCTCCGGGCAGCGGACCGCGGCAGCCGATGCATCCCAGACCCGAGCGCACGCAGACCGCGTTGCAGCCGCCGTAGGTTATCGGGCCGAGGCAGGGGAGGCCCTTCTTCACCAGCACGCACTCGTATTCATTGAGCTTGCACTCGAGGCAGACGGGGTAGTCCTTCCTGACGGGCTCGATGCCCTTGGCGATGTCCAGGAGCACCTGATAGACCTCGTTCTTGTCGTAAGGACAGCCTGGGAGCGCGAAATCAACTGCCACATACTCCACCACCGGCTTTGAATCGAGGGCACGCATCGGATTGCCTTCATCTCCGTAAACGGCCTTCAGCTTTTCTCTGATTGGCAGCTCAACGCTGGCCTGAACCGAGCCGTGGGTTGCGCAGGTTCCGAGTGCTATCAGGTAATCGGAGTGGTTCCTCGCCTCCTTGAGCAGGTTCAGGTCGCGCTGGGTCGAGACTGTTCCGGTAACGAGGGCGACGTCGTAGTGGTTTCCCTCGCTCAGACTGGTTGCCATGTGGAACTCGGTTATCTCGTAGAACTCAAGGAGGTCGAAGAGCCTCTCGTAGAGGAAGAGCATGTTCAGGGCACAGCCACCGCAGTCGGTAAGCTCGAAAACCCCCAGCTTGAGCTTGTCCATCATATCAACCCCCTCGTGGAGAGAGCGTCCCAGTAGGTGAAGACCGGGCCGTCCTGGCAGATGTACTTCATGGAGACACTTGTTCCGACGACGCAGTGGCCGCATTTGCCGACTCCGCAGCGCATGCGCCTTTCAAGGGTCATGTAAATCCTGCCCGGTGAGAGCTTCCTGTCCAGGAGCTCCTTTATGACGAACTTGTACATGACCGGCGGGCCGCAGATGAGGGCGTATGCCCTGTTAACGTCAAACTCCTCTCCCCTGAAGAGGTCGGTAACGACGCCTCTGCAGACCCTGTCCGAGAACCCCTGCTCTAGGTAGATGCACGATGGGCTTTCGACCTCGTAGGCCAGCTTTACCGAGCAGTTCATGGCCTCACCGTGCTTGAGGAGGTGAATTATCTCGTCGCGGAAGAGTATGTCCTCGTAGGCCTTGGTTCCGTAGAGCAGCCAGACGTTCTCGTATTTGCCGGTGTCGATGGCGTACCAGAGCACCGAGCGGAGGGGAGCCATTCCAAGGCCACCTGCTACAAGAATCAGGTTCGAGCCCTCCATCTTTTCCATCGGGAAGCCGTTGCCGTAGGGCCCGCGGATTCCTACTACGTCCCCTTCTTTCATTTTGTGAACGAACTTGGTCATTCTGCCGACCTTTCTGATGCAGAGCTGGAGGTAGCCCCTCCTCGTGGGTGAAGAGCAGATGCTTATCGGGAACTCTCCGAAGCCGCGGATATCGACTATGACGAACTGCCCGGGCCTGAAGTCGAACTTGGCCTCGACCTCTGGGTCGAGGAAGCGCAGGGTGAAGAGTTTCTCCCTCGATGTTAAGTCCTTCACTTCGAGAATCCTTGCGTCGTACGTCTGGTACGGGTTCTCGCTCATTTCAGGGACCCCCTAACCTCCTCAAGAACTTTAACGTGCTCTATCTTCGCCGGGCAGAACTCGTCGCAGCGGCCGCAGCCGACGCAGTTGTAGCCCGAGGAGGGGTCAAAGTAGCTCTTGCAGTAGTAGCGGTGCCTGAAGCGGTCCAACCGCGTGGGCCTGAAGTTGTAGTTGCCCGCAACGAGCCCGTGGTTCTCCATGAAGCAGGAGTCGTAGCGTCTCTCGCGCACCGAGCTGTAGGCGTCCATCCAGCGGTCGCAGACCTCGTAGCAGCGGCAGGTCGGACAGACGAGGTTGCAGTTGCCGCAGGCGAGACATATTTCGGCGTACTTTTTCCACACCGGGCTGTTGTATGCCAAATCGAGCATGTCGGCGAGGCCCTCCTGCGGGACTTCCTTCTGGAAGGCCTTTGCACGTTTTTCTTCGAACTCCTTGAAGTTGGCGAGGTCTTCGTCGGTCACCTCCTCGAACAGCTCGCCGTTCTCCCAGACTATCTCGTGGCCGCGGACGCTTCCGATTCTGACCAGCCAGCCGTCGGGAAGCTCGTGGAGAAACAGGTCGAAGCCGTCCATTGCGAAGTGTGTCCCGAGGCTCTTGCAGAAGCAGTACTCGTCGGGCATACAGCTTATTCCTATTATTAAAGTCTTCTCGCGCCTGCTCTTGTAGTACGGATCGGCCGGCTCGTCGAGGTATACCCTGTCGAGTATCTTAAGACCGTGAATGTCACAGGAGTGGAGCCCGAAGAGAACCGTCGGTTCCGCTTCAAGGTTTTCTTCCCAGTGGCCGTTCTTCAGCCTGAGAATAGCCTCTTTGGGTCTGAAGAAAAACTTCTTCGGCGGAAGCATGGTTCTGTTGTAATCCAGGGCTATCTCCGCCGGGTCGTGCACTTCCTGGAAAGAATAGATGCCCCCTCTTTTGACCGGGGCATAAACACTGCCCCAGGCCTCAAGGGACTTGAAGAACTTCCCAAAGTTTTCGGAGGGCAGTTTTATATATCTCAAGGGCATCACCGCCTTAAATGGGATTACATTTTTAAGTTTGTAAAGAATTGATTTAAGAATTTTTCAAACGAATGGTTACCAACCAGATGTTACAAACTTGTACTTTAGTGCACGCTTATAAACATTAAAGTTGAGACTCTTTTGAGAAAATCCCGTGGTGATGCGAGATGGAAGCCTCGTTCGATTACATGCGCTCTTATCCGCCGGAACCGAGTTCCCTAATCCCTCTTCTCCAGAGAACCCAGGAGCGCTTTGGCTACCTTCCCAGGGAGGCCCTTGAAGAGATTGCGAACTACCTCGGGATTCCCCTCAGCAGGGTCTACGGGGTCGCGACTTTCTACGCCCAGTTCCGCTTCGAGCCCCTCGGGAAGTACGTCGTCAAGATCTGCCACGGAACTGCCTGTCACGTCAACGGTGCCGTCAACATAGCGCAGGCCATAACCGAGGAGCTCGGGATTGAGGAGGGTCAGACGACCGAGGACGGCCTTGTAACGCTGGAGCGCGTCGCCTGCCTCGGCTGCTGCAGCCTTGCCCCGGTGATAATGATAAACGAGAAGGTCTTCGGCAAGCTGAACCCTGACAAGGTGAGGAAGCTGATGAGAAAGCTCAGGGAGGGGAAGCTCGATGTCTGAAATCAAGGCCATAGCGGTCGGCATGAACTCCTGCGGTATAGCGGCTGGAGCCAAAGAGACGTACGAGGCGATAAAGGCCGAGCTTGAGAGGAGAAACCTTGATGTGAAGCTCAAGATAGTCGGCTGCGTTGGCATGTGCTACCGCGAGCCTCTCGTGGACATCATCACCGAGGACGAGATAATCACCTACGGCCACGTCGACCCGAAGAAGGTTCCGAGGATTATAGAGGAGCACGTCATTAATGGAAAACCCGTAGAGGAGTGGGTGGTCAAGCGCGACTGGTGGGAGAACGGGGAAAGAAAGACGTGGGACGTTGACGGCTACTTTGCCAAGCAGAAGAAGATAGTGCTCGAGAATTCGGGATACATTGACCCCGAGAACATCGATGAGTACATAGCTGCTGGCGGCTACGAGGCCCTCAAAAAGGCCCTCAAGATGGAGCCCGAGGAGATCATCGACGTAATCATGAAGTCAGGCCTGAGGGGAAGGGGCGGAGCGGGCTTCCCGACGGGGCTGAAGTGGAAGTTCGCCCGCGAGGCTAAGGGCGACGTCAAGTACATCGTCTGCAACGCCGACGAAGGTGATCCTGGAGCCTTCATGGACAGGAACGTCCTTGAGGGCGACCCGCACAGGGTAATAGAGGGCATGATAATCGGCGCCTACGCGATTGGAGCAACCAAGGGCTTCATCTACGTTCGCGCCGAGTACCCGCTCGCGATAAGGAGATTGAAGATAGCGCTGAAGCAGGCGCGCGAGATGGGATTCCTCGGCGAGAACATCCTTGGCTCGGGGTTCTCCTTCGACATCGTCATCAAGGAAGGTGCCGGGGCCTTTGTCTGCGGTGAGGAAACCGCTCTGATAGCCTCGATAGAGGGCAGGCGCGGAATGCCGAGGCCGAGGCCGCCGTACCCGGCTCAAAAAGGCCTCTGGGGCAAGCCCACGAACATCAACAACGTCGAGACGTGGGCAAACGTGCCGTGGATAATAAAGCACGGCTGGGAGGCCTACGCCTCAATCGGAACGGAGAAGAGCAAAGGAACGAAGGTTTTCGCCCTCTCCGGCAAGATAAAGCACGGCGGAAACGTCGAGGTTCCGATGGGCATGACCCTGAGGGAGATACTCTACGATATCGGCGGCGGGACGAAGACCGGTAAAAGAATAAAGGCCGTCCAGCTCGGCGGTCCTTCAGGTGGCTGTATCCCGGAGTACCTCTTTGACACTCCCGTTGATTACGAGAGCGTCAACGCAACCGGTGCAATAATGGGAAGCGGCGGAATGGTCGTCATGGACGAGGACACCTGTATGGTCGATGTCGCCAAGTTCTTCCTGGACTTTACCGTGAAAGAGTCCTGCGGGAAGTGCACCTTCTGCCGCCTCGGAACAAAGAGGATGTGGGAGATTCTGGACAAGTTCACCCAGGGCAAGGCCACCGAGGAAGACCTTGAGAAGCTCGAAAGGCTCGCCTACCAGGTCAAGGCCGGCTCTCTCTGTGGTCTCGGCCAGACCGCCCCGAACCCGGTTCTCACGACAATCCGCTACTTCAGGGACGAGTACATGGCCCACATCGAAGGAAAATGCCCGGCCAAGGTCTGCAAGCCACTCATAAGGTACGTTATAATCGCCGACAGGTGCACCGGCTGTACGGCATGTGCGATCTTCTGCCCGGTGAAGGCGATAAGCGGCGAGAGGCTCAAGCCCCACGTCATCAACCAGGACGAGTGCATCAAGTGCGGGACCTGCTACGAGGTGTGCCGGTTCAACGCCATCGAGATAGTCGATGCGGGGGGTGAGTGAGATGGTCAAAATCATAGTCAACGGTAAAGAGCTTGAAGCTCCCGAGGGAAAGCCGCTCATAGACTTCCTGCGTGAAATCGGGGAGCACATCCCGGGCTTCTGCTACACGAACGAACTCGACCCCTACGGCTCGTGCAGGCTCTGTCTCGTTTCAACGCCCAGAGGAGTGACAACCTCGTGCACGCTCAAACCAATGGAAGGGCTGAAGATAGAGACCCTCAGCGATGAAGTCGTCTCAATGAGAAAGACCGCGCTGGAGCTCATCCTCTCGGACCACTACGGCGACTGCATCGGCCCATGTCAGGATGGCTGTCCGGCGCACAGCGATGTTCAGGGCTACCTGGCGCTCATAGCGATGGGCAAATACCACGAGGCTGTTAAGCTGATGAAGG
The window above is part of the Thermococcus sp. JdF3 genome. Proteins encoded here:
- the shyC gene encoding NAD(P)-dependent hydrogenase/sulfhydrogenase 2 subunit gamma, coding for MSENPYQTYDARILEVKDLTSREKLFTLRFLDPEVEAKFDFRPGQFVIVDIRGFGEFPISICSSPTRRGYLQLCIRKVGRMTKFVHKMKEGDVVGIRGPYGNGFPMEKMEGSNLILVAGGLGMAPLRSVLWYAIDTGKYENVWLLYGTKAYEDILFRDEIIHLLKHGEAMNCSVKLAYEVESPSCIYLEQGFSDRVCRGVVTDLFRGEEFDVNRAYALICGPPVMYKFVIKELLDRKLSPGRIYMTLERRMRCGVGKCGHCVVGTSVSMKYICQDGPVFTYWDALSTRGLI
- a CDS encoding DUF257 family protein, with protein sequence MLSTERVHEYLDSVFFGDVILVENESPYGTALMTRLIAEYGRKKGVPVYVDDILDSLHVVREHLRFLGIDEDFTDVSVIKTGGVKSIGNVVARIGIESDAARYLSRHRAALKKAAPSERYIHITLGIERLFAFFESKREFYMMTGAIKERLGDESHVSFYILNRSVVSALRTNPIPELEEIATTVVRIQLRNRRHALVFVKGPTLQIVDGDMIAYLDGSAR
- the shyB gene encoding NAD(P)-dependent hydrogenase/sulfhydrogenase 2 subunit beta, which encodes MRYIKLPSENFGKFFKSLEAWGSVYAPVKRGGIYSFQEVHDPAEIALDYNRTMLPPKKFFFRPKEAILRLKNGHWEENLEAEPTVLFGLHSCDIHGLKILDRVYLDEPADPYYKSRREKTLIIGISCMPDEYCFCKSLGTHFAMDGFDLFLHELPDGWLVRIGSVRGHEIVWENGELFEEVTDEDLANFKEFEEKRAKAFQKEVPQEGLADMLDLAYNSPVWKKYAEICLACGNCNLVCPTCRCYEVCDRWMDAYSSVRERRYDSCFMENHGLVAGNYNFRPTRLDRFRHRYYCKSYFDPSSGYNCVGCGRCDEFCPAKIEHVKVLEEVRGSLK
- a CDS encoding type II toxin-antitoxin system VapC family toxin, with amino-acid sequence MGEGFLIDTNILIYYLADEIPPEELPKVEDILRSSFNVSIITKIEFLGWRGHTPEGFEKSREFIGFAHVIPLTDEIAELAIELRRRGRIKLPDAVIVATALHHDLTLVTRNVKDFEGIEGLRIYNPFEKVDAKD
- a CDS encoding UPF0175 family protein; the encoded protein is MGKKIVVELPSMVKIPDEEVEMRVKIELALRLYERGILSFGQARKLAGVSKWEFIELLEKEGRGIPYDEEELESDLKVLEELS
- the shyD gene encoding NAD(P)-dependent hydrogenase/sulfhydrogenase 2 subunit delta; its protein translation is MMDKLKLGVFELTDCGGCALNMLFLYERLFDLLEFYEITEFHMATSLSEGNHYDVALVTGTVSTQRDLNLLKEARNHSDYLIALGTCATHGSVQASVELPIREKLKAVYGDEGNPMRALDSKPVVEYVAVDFALPGCPYDKNEVYQVLLDIAKGIEPVRKDYPVCLECKLNEYECVLVKKGLPCLGPITYGGCNAVCVRSGLGCIGCRGPLPGEVNPAGEYEVLRELGYDDEYIIRKFKTFARWEP
- a CDS encoding DUF3368 domain-containing protein; translation: MRVAVNSSPLIFLAKLGLLDVLGKLFDEVYVTDAVYWETVVEGAGREEAILIEKADFLRRASVENQHLVKFLLELIDYGEAETIALAIERKLDLVVLDDKDARKVARGFGLRVTGTLGILLLAKRRGLISEVAPYIETLKKHGFRISDEVVKKILESAGENWH
- the shyA gene encoding NAD(P)-dependent hydrogenase/sulfhydrogenase 2 subunit alpha, with protein sequence MIIELHEFTRVEGNGKAEIVIEDGEVKDVRLKIIEGPRFFELLTLGRHYYDVPDLEARICAICYLSHSVASVLGIERAFGVEVPEEIQLIRELGLIGELLESHALHLYLLVAPDVFGYPDAIRMATKHGELVKEGLALKSFGNRIRVLVGGREIHGINVKPGGFGRYPSVEELERVEKESEALLRLARRAVRLFAQLDPYGARAEHFVATDGYLWGEKLVSEEGEQFHYTERIEERSLVYSFAKQSRYKGEPFFVGALPRLLLKADMLTPTAKRLFEEHRDKLATGYVSYNNLAQAIELVYSLERANEIAKVLLDRGIKGENVPVEAREGEGIGYVEAPRGVLIHHYRIDGNGKVAYSNIITPTALNHAMMEASLLEEARELYGEADEMAMIQRLEETVRAFDPCISCSVHLVKL
- the rtcA gene encoding RNA 3'-terminal phosphate cyclase, whose translation is MIVIDGSYGEGGGQILRTAIALSVITGKPVKVVKIRANRPNPGLRPQHLHGILALKELSGARVKGAQVGSTLLEFVPGEAKPRRIRVPIKTAGSVTLVLQALLPAMAFIGGSFEITGGTDVPWSPPVDYLKNVTLYALGKMGIKAGMDLKRRGHYPKGGGLVTGRVEPWEERKPLKAVEWGRIERFAGISHATNLPPHVAERQARVAGGRLGELYSVPVEIETEVSRSLGPGSGIVLWAETDSLRLGGDALGRRGKPAEVVGREAADELLDQLTGGKAVDRFLGDQLIPFLAFAGGEMGVAEVTSHLVTNVWVVEQFLGKIFEVEGEIGEPGIVRVVKRAEV
- a CDS encoding DUF257 family protein, with translation MEQLEELFRIVDMVQSGESVLVKYHPSYAPEFLVLLLMEYGRKRDVPIVIDDNFDSLHVIQKHLRFWGIEEDFNDALVVKSGGRINVGNVIASVEFSSEPLVYIKKYEETMKNALAEINDSINIVLGLERLFAFINSPREYYLFITELQKMLGNTKRKAAYLMNTEVASTLEFNPLPELEYIASTVVEITPTPVSAKVTFLKTPVRELLGREYEVSLEVMLDAFHGKGP
- the pbp11 gene encoding tRNA-binding protein Pbp11 — translated: MGILDRLFGRARNRGDVQIASRKPAGRFQVVGVTYVLGKQVLGGVVLEGVIYPGYKLKGGGIALVREIHLQNRKVDFVVEHDEAALVLEGTLKVKEGEIIEVYQS
- the nuoE gene encoding NADH-quinone oxidoreductase subunit NuoE codes for the protein MEASFDYMRSYPPEPSSLIPLLQRTQERFGYLPREALEEIANYLGIPLSRVYGVATFYAQFRFEPLGKYVVKICHGTACHVNGAVNIAQAITEELGIEEGQTTEDGLVTLERVACLGCCSLAPVIMINEKVFGKLNPDKVRKLMRKLREGKLDV
- a CDS encoding TatD family hydrolase; translation: MIIWDDHFHVDPYKGLFLEAVKQFHRAGGTHLVVVYKTAHDYGFPGLRTEDFMKAMDFHIGLVERINRETPVKAYAVVGVHPAEFVYLAEQKGLEYAKNEVMKALEYAQRLCMEGKAIAIGEIGRPHYEVSEEIWGASIELMKYGMSLAKEADCAVQLHTESFDEEKFRELGKYVREVGIKPYKVVKHFSPPLVKVAEKVGVFPSIIASRKNIKAAIEQGNRFMMETDYIDDKRRPGAVLGPKTVPKRTKAFLQNGLFTEEDVYKIHVENPRKVYGVEMEE